The segment GCATCATCGGGCCGAACTGTCTGGGCGTGCTCTCGCCGGGCGAGGCCAAGATCGGCGGCCTGGGCGGGCGCGCCGTCGACGCGCGCAAGGCCTTCACCAAGGGCCGCGTGGGCGTGATGTCGCGCTCGGGCGGCATGACCACCGAGATCTGCAACACGCTCTCGGCCGCGGGCCTGGGTCAGTCGACCGCGGTCTCGATCGGCGGCGACGCGATCATCGGCTCGAGCTACGCCGAGCTCATGCCCTCGTTCGAGCAGGACCCGGAGACCGACGCGATCGCCATCTACTCCGAGCCGGGCGGCCGCATGGAAGCGGACCTCGCTTGCTGGGTCGCCGAACACAAGTCGCGGCTGCCGATCGTGGCGTTCATGGCCGGCCGCTTCATGGACGCCATGCCGGGCATGCGCTTCGGCCACGCCGGCACGATCGTCGAGGGCAAGGCCGACACCACCGCGGAGAAGATCG is part of the Myxococcota bacterium genome and harbors:
- a CDS encoding CoA-binding protein, coding for MSILITKDTTCVIQGITGREAVSMTRECLDYGTKIVGGVTPGRGGREVHGVPVYDTLEEIAKKTRVDASVISVPPAFARDAAFEAIENGVRLIVIVTENIPRFDVAQMVELAKLRGARIIGPNCLGVLSPGEAKIGGLGGRAVDARKAFTKGRVGVMSRSGGMTTEICNTLSAAGLGQSTAVSIGGDAIIGSSYAELMPSFEQDPETDAIAIYSEPGGRMEADLACWVAEHKSRLPIVAFMAGRFMDAMPGMRFGHAGTIVEGKADTTAEKI